Proteins co-encoded in one Oculatellaceae cyanobacterium genomic window:
- a CDS encoding Crp/Fnr family transcriptional regulator, translating into MFLTYKANLVLDQYEVNEENRLHLYAKGEEIPLLTQGMWQVCQGLVQLNTFCNNGEEVLLGWAGPSMFFGEWLTSLPSYQAKAISTVYLKWFALREIEASPSLSQTILPQLVRRQRQTEALLAIIGQRRVEDRLRRLLLLLKQEMGQPVPGGTRISIRLTHQNIANTIGTTRVTITRLFSKLQHQGWIKFDAGHHIILKDEHFDSVSNW; encoded by the coding sequence ATGTTTCTAACTTATAAAGCTAATTTAGTATTAGACCAATACGAAGTGAACGAAGAAAATCGGTTGCACTTATATGCCAAGGGAGAAGAAATTCCGCTACTAACACAGGGGATGTGGCAGGTATGTCAGGGTTTAGTGCAACTTAATACATTTTGTAACAATGGAGAAGAGGTGTTACTTGGTTGGGCGGGGCCTTCGATGTTTTTTGGTGAGTGGTTAACATCTTTACCTTCTTATCAGGCAAAAGCCATATCAACTGTATACTTGAAGTGGTTTGCACTTAGGGAAATAGAAGCTTCTCCAAGTTTATCTCAGACGATATTGCCGCAATTAGTCAGACGGCAGCGACAAACAGAGGCACTGTTAGCGATTATCGGACAGCGACGAGTGGAAGATCGTTTGCGCCGCTTACTACTATTGTTAAAACAAGAAATGGGTCAACCTGTACCTGGAGGCACTCGTATAAGTATTCGTTTGACCCATCAAAATATTGCCAATACTATCGGGACAACAAGAGTTACAATTACACGGCTTTTTAGTAAATTACAACACCAAGGGTGGATTAAATTCGATGCGGGTCACCACATTATTCTTAAAGATGAACACTTTGATAGTGTCTCAAATTGGTGA